A stretch of the Helicoverpa armigera isolate CAAS_96S chromosome 5, ASM3070526v1, whole genome shotgun sequence genome encodes the following:
- the LOC110374657 gene encoding delta-aminolevulinic acid dehydratase, with translation MNQLFLSAEHVLQGGYFHSTLRKLQEPNTSIEPHNIMYPVFLLEDDNAIQPVASMANVCRFGINQLISQLEELVNKGLQSILIFGIVSALPKDATGSSADCPENPVIKALPKLRAKFPNLLIACDVCLCPYTSHGHCGLLTPTGAIDHAASVRRIAEVALAYAKAGAQIVAPSDMMDNRIKAIKDALVACKLQNTVSVLSYSCKFASSMYGPFRDTMKSSPMEGDRKCYQLPPGSAGLAARAAARDVAEGADFLMVKPGLPYLDIVRQTKDKYPYHPLFVYQVSGEYAMICRSGDSTEVQTILMETLTSMRRAGADCIITYFAPLILDVISKKQ, from the exons atgaatcaattatttttgagtGCCGAACATGTACTGCAAGGGGGGTACTTTCACTCCACTCTGAGGAAGCTACAAGAGCCAAATACCAGTATTGAGCCTCACAATATTATGTACCCCGTCTTCTTATT aGAAGATGACAACGCTATTCAGCCTGTGGCTAGCATGGCCAACGTCTGCAGATTTGGCATAAACCAGCTCATTTCACAACTTGAAGAACTGGTCAATAAAGGACTGCAATCTATACTCATATTTGGAATTGTCAGCGCTCTGCCAAAG GATGCTACAGGATCAAGTGCAGATTGCCCAGAGAACCCAGTGATAAAGGCCCTTCCTAAACTTCGGGCTAAATTCCCCAACCTCCTCATAGCTTGTGATGTCTGCCTATGTCCGTACACTTCTCATGGTCACTGTGGTCTTCTTACGCCTACTGGAGCCATTGACCATGCAGCTTCTGTCCGGAGGATTGCTGAAGTGGCCTTAGCTTATGCCAAAGCTg GTGCACAAATTGTCGCGCCTTCCGACATGATGGACAACAGAATAAAAGCTATTAAAGATGCCTTGGTGGCTTGTAAACTGCAAAATACA GTGTCAGTATTATCATACTCATGCAAGTTCGCGTCGTCAATGTACGGGCCGTTCCGCGACACCATGAAGAGCAGTCCCATGGAGGGTGACAGGAAGTGTTACCAGCTGCCGCCTGGCAGTGCGGGGTTAGCTGCTAGAGCTGCA gcacGAGACGTTGCTGAAGGTGCAGATTTCCTGATGGTGAAGCCGGGGTTACCATACTTGGATATTGTGCGGCAGACGAAAGACAAGTACCCATATCATCCCCTGTTTGTGTATCAG GTATCCGGGGAATACGCAATGATATGCCGCAGTGGTGACAGCACGGAAGTCCAGACCATTCTTATGGAGACGTTGACTAGCATGCGGAGAGCTG gagcTGATTGCATCATCACGTATTTCGCGCCATTAATATTAGATGTGATATCCAAGAAACAATAG